Proteins from a single region of Bdellovibrio bacteriovorus HD100:
- a CDS encoding RluA family pseudouridine synthase: MIEILFEDEFFLAAAKPAGMPSQATVDKSRQDFFTALKNQLRNERGDAFYLALHHRLDRDTSGVMIFAKTKEANEPLADLFKTHKIQKTYLCLTKRTQKAADAWEVDNHLVEMKDTKLKKTKMVRTQSGGDRAYTKFRKLEVFPEALLIEAQPLTGRMHQIRVHLADRGMGIYGDDIYQAPKNPVAPRLMLHAHALEFTHPFTKEFVRIECAVPADMAQFMKTLTFHSKND; encoded by the coding sequence ATGATCGAGATTCTTTTCGAAGATGAGTTCTTTCTAGCCGCCGCCAAACCGGCCGGCATGCCCTCCCAGGCCACAGTTGATAAAAGCCGCCAGGACTTCTTCACCGCCCTTAAAAACCAACTGCGCAACGAACGGGGTGACGCTTTTTATCTGGCTCTGCACCACCGCCTGGATCGCGACACCTCCGGCGTGATGATCTTTGCCAAAACCAAAGAGGCCAACGAGCCCCTGGCGGATCTGTTCAAAACTCACAAGATTCAAAAAACCTATCTTTGTCTGACCAAAAGAACCCAGAAGGCGGCCGATGCCTGGGAAGTCGACAACCATCTTGTCGAGATGAAAGACACCAAACTTAAAAAAACCAAGATGGTTCGCACCCAGTCCGGGGGCGATCGCGCCTACACCAAGTTCCGCAAGCTCGAGGTTTTCCCCGAAGCCTTGCTGATCGAGGCCCAGCCCCTGACCGGACGGATGCACCAGATCCGAGTGCATCTCGCGGATAGAGGCATGGGCATCTATGGTGACGACATCTATCAAGCACCGAAAAATCCCGTGGCTCCGCGACTGATGCTCCACGCCCATGCGCTGGAGTTCACTCACCCATTCACCAAAGAATTTGTGCGTATAGAATGTGCAGTTCCTGCAGACATGGCGCAATTCATGAAGACATTGACGTTTCATTCTAAAAATGATTGA
- a CDS encoding HNH endonuclease family protein, translating into MKQLKLKTASLQFVTVIMVAMSAAPVYAAPATAAPAHEFFTVDEENLESDTTRRKEYSFMEYTPEFGPHQFIQGLKKVVINLLKWTLHEEAPPTPEEKYMRKLHFGRWINDPTDDTCMNTRAKVLVRDSNQEVTYRGNRQCVVDSGHWNDPYAGKEVVVAKEIQIDHMVPLKNAYVSGAWQWDYKTRCLYANYMGYKNHLVAADASANMSKGDRAPDKYLPSNLGYRCQYVRDWLAVKLIWKLNMTMDEVQAIHDVVTNYGCKASDFKFSKAELESQREYINANLDFCMINKR; encoded by the coding sequence ATGAAACAATTAAAACTGAAGACAGCCAGCTTGCAGTTTGTGACCGTTATTATGGTCGCAATGTCCGCAGCTCCTGTGTATGCAGCCCCCGCCACCGCAGCTCCCGCCCACGAATTCTTTACTGTGGACGAGGAAAACCTGGAATCAGACACCACCCGCAGAAAAGAATACTCTTTCATGGAGTACACACCTGAATTTGGACCTCACCAGTTCATCCAGGGTCTTAAAAAAGTGGTGATCAACCTTCTGAAGTGGACTCTTCACGAAGAAGCTCCTCCCACGCCAGAAGAAAAATACATGCGCAAACTTCACTTCGGACGCTGGATCAATGATCCTACGGACGACACCTGCATGAACACTCGTGCAAAAGTGCTGGTTCGCGACTCCAATCAGGAAGTCACTTACCGCGGCAACAGACAGTGCGTGGTGGATTCCGGCCACTGGAATGATCCTTACGCTGGCAAAGAAGTCGTCGTCGCCAAAGAAATTCAGATCGACCACATGGTGCCTTTGAAAAACGCCTATGTGTCCGGCGCGTGGCAGTGGGACTATAAAACTCGCTGTCTGTATGCAAACTACATGGGCTACAAAAACCACCTGGTTGCAGCCGATGCCAGCGCCAACATGTCCAAAGGCGACCGTGCCCCCGACAAATACCTTCCCTCCAATCTGGGATACCGCTGTCAGTACGTCCGTGACTGGCTGGCGGTAAAACTGATCTGGAAGCTTAACATGACCATGGATGAAGTTCAGGCGATCCACGATGTGGTGACCAACTATGGCTGCAAAGCCTCTGACTTCAAATTCAGCAAAGCCGAACTTGAGAGCCAGCGTGAATACATCAACGCCAATCTTGATTTCTGCATGATCAATAAAAGATGA
- a CDS encoding TolC family protein has protein sequence MKKGALLGLLLGLLVGLWQPQALAMNLQEYLQAVINKNKSIQAFDVSKEAAEDRRVSGDIELVPVFTAGVGYLNDKSPLGQFAQLGGTQTTATDLKLGLAKRFSSGTDVAVTANATEVENEGALLNPSFQKFSYGTLGLGLSQSLWKNSFGNATRLRQDRQEAVATAEVGRFDLQKKVLLVSAEAAYWDYVYQNENLRIGRASLERARRIESWTRRRVNDGISDRADLLSAQALVAARQLQLVSAEDDLAAAKRQIRDYLELRDDEAMPEISGDISRSRALNSMVDGNGGKVVALEAYLSSLNARAMSLVAKETEDGYRPDLVLSGSYNTNNFQPDKSIPDATSKWTDSKLPTWKVGLNLIYLFDTDVKGSAQSAARKDALAAQLQSERKILDSESSWIELNRRYSEMNKRIESASLIARLQTDAAKAQTDLFNKGRSITANVINAEEDAADAELTLTRLKSEQRKMEAQARLFVTLDENNREEK, from the coding sequence ATGAAAAAGGGCGCCCTTTTAGGACTTCTGCTCGGACTTCTGGTCGGCCTATGGCAACCGCAAGCGCTGGCGATGAATCTTCAGGAATATCTTCAGGCTGTCATCAACAAGAACAAATCCATTCAGGCTTTTGATGTTTCCAAAGAGGCGGCGGAAGACCGTCGTGTCTCCGGTGACATTGAACTGGTCCCGGTTTTCACTGCGGGAGTGGGCTATCTGAATGACAAAAGCCCGTTGGGTCAGTTTGCGCAACTGGGGGGAACTCAGACCACCGCCACGGATTTGAAGCTGGGACTTGCCAAAAGATTTTCCTCTGGCACCGATGTGGCTGTGACCGCCAACGCCACGGAAGTTGAGAATGAAGGGGCGCTATTAAATCCCAGTTTTCAAAAATTCTCCTATGGCACCCTGGGACTGGGTTTGAGTCAGTCCTTGTGGAAGAACTCTTTTGGTAATGCCACCAGGTTGCGCCAGGATCGTCAGGAAGCCGTGGCGACGGCCGAGGTCGGCAGATTCGACTTGCAGAAAAAAGTCCTGCTGGTCAGCGCGGAAGCCGCGTATTGGGATTATGTCTATCAGAATGAAAACCTGCGCATCGGCCGCGCTTCTTTGGAGCGGGCCCGTCGTATTGAATCCTGGACCCGCCGTCGTGTGAACGATGGCATCAGTGACCGTGCTGACTTGTTGTCGGCTCAGGCTTTGGTCGCCGCTCGCCAGTTGCAACTGGTTTCGGCGGAGGATGATCTGGCGGCGGCAAAAAGACAGATCCGCGACTATCTTGAGCTGCGCGATGATGAAGCGATGCCGGAAATTTCCGGGGATATTTCCCGCTCACGCGCTTTGAACTCGATGGTGGATGGCAATGGCGGCAAGGTTGTGGCACTGGAGGCTTATCTGTCTTCATTGAATGCCCGGGCCATGTCCTTGGTGGCTAAAGAAACAGAAGACGGCTATCGTCCGGATCTGGTGCTTTCAGGATCCTACAACACCAACAACTTCCAGCCGGACAAAAGCATTCCGGATGCGACCTCCAAATGGACGGACAGCAAACTTCCGACCTGGAAGGTGGGTCTGAATCTGATCTATTTGTTCGACACGGACGTCAAAGGATCTGCCCAGTCAGCGGCCCGCAAAGATGCTTTGGCCGCCCAGTTGCAAAGTGAAAGAAAGATCCTGGACAGCGAAAGCTCGTGGATCGAGCTGAATCGTCGTTATTCCGAGATGAACAAGCGGATTGAATCCGCCTCGCTCATTGCGCGTCTGCAGACTGATGCCGCCAAGGCTCAGACGGATTTGTTCAACAAGGGCCGTTCGATCACGGCCAATGTGATCAATGCGGAAGAAGATGCCGCGGATGCAGAGCTGACTTTGACCAGACTGAAATCAGAACAAAGAAAGATGGAGGCTCAGGCCCGCTTGTTCGTCACACTGGATGAAAACAACCGGGAGGAGAAATAA
- a CDS encoding efflux RND transporter permease subunit, whose translation MNLPGLSIKRPIFISCIVILMLILGAFSLRKMPVDMFPDVTFPILFVQVTYPGASPLDLEKQVSKLIEDEVGSISGLKTLRSNNLDSVAVIILEFQLGTDIKEVEQEVRNRIGNIRRDLPSEIYEPVIRRFDPADQPIVTLAVTTELDEGAAYDLANEVIKPRFERIKDVGQVDIFGGRKQEIHVLVDKNKLQDRKISMLQVSQRVIDTSKDIPIGKIENPIDETTLRTNGEFDSLKQIEEVNVNFVGSDKAILVKDVGRVVKSLEDQKTMGRVKGKRALLMNVYKQRGANTVAVAEAVKKNIETVNAMLKEKGLKGSVTMVRDTSRPIQMNVYDVKESIIIGIILCVIVVFFFLGSARSTFITAMALPNSLLGGFVIMWAMGFSINLMTLLALSLAVGLLIDDAIVVRENIFRHLEMGKKPKDAALDGTKEVAMAVIATTLVVIAVFGPISFLQGIVGQFFKQFGLTVVFTMLISLFDAFTVAPMLSAYMAHPNEHVKGTGIVGRMLTAFDKFQTWLEEWYEKALKYTLGNPKKILAGGVVIFVASLGTLAFIPATFLPAADNGEFVVNVELPVGSSLMATSKFTEKVEKIFENDPAVDMVMTIVGNSNNESNKSTMFIRLVERKNRSMNTTDYKESVRKKFPQFEKDAIVSIGDIDAVNSGEKPLNVNIQGEDLDQLNAYATKLVERMKKIPGLVDVDTNFRSGKPEFHVVFDRKKSEALGVSTVTAGAELRNRTEGNEQAIYRENGIDYKIRVRFEEMYRDLRSQFNTTLVPNANYNMIPLSRIAQGENASGFSQINRMNKGRYIQISGNLAKGGALGNISAEVERIIKKEMPPPPGVDFAFKGQADDFKELIENMLLAIILGVTFIYLVLASLYESFITPFTILLALPLAMTGAFLALLMFGKTIDIFSLIGIVLLLGVVAKNSILLVDYTNHLIHEGVERNTAIIKACRTRLRPILMTSLALIAGMIPIAIGLNEASAMRTSMGVAIIGGLISSTLLTLLIVPAAFGFVEDFKAWFRAKLAKITGYQP comes from the coding sequence ATGAATTTGCCTGGTCTTTCGATTAAACGACCTATTTTTATTTCCTGTATCGTTATTCTGATGCTGATCCTGGGGGCGTTCTCGCTGCGCAAAATGCCGGTGGACATGTTCCCGGATGTGACTTTCCCGATTCTGTTTGTGCAAGTGACCTATCCAGGGGCGTCACCTTTGGATCTGGAAAAACAGGTTTCAAAACTGATTGAAGATGAAGTGGGCAGTATCTCGGGTCTGAAGACCCTGCGATCCAACAACCTCGACAGTGTCGCCGTCATCATTCTGGAGTTCCAGCTGGGGACGGACATCAAAGAGGTCGAGCAGGAGGTGCGCAACCGCATCGGCAATATCCGCCGTGACCTGCCGTCTGAAATTTATGAGCCGGTCATTCGCCGGTTTGACCCGGCCGATCAACCGATCGTGACCCTGGCGGTGACGACGGAACTGGACGAGGGGGCGGCCTATGACCTTGCCAATGAAGTCATCAAGCCGCGCTTTGAACGGATCAAAGACGTGGGGCAGGTGGACATCTTTGGCGGTCGCAAACAGGAAATTCACGTTCTGGTCGACAAGAACAAGCTGCAGGATCGCAAGATTTCGATGCTGCAGGTTTCCCAGCGTGTGATTGACACCTCTAAAGACATTCCCATCGGTAAAATTGAAAACCCCATCGATGAAACGACTTTAAGAACCAACGGGGAGTTTGATTCCCTGAAACAAATTGAGGAAGTGAATGTCAATTTCGTGGGTTCGGACAAAGCCATCCTGGTGAAGGATGTCGGCAGAGTCGTTAAAAGTCTTGAAGACCAAAAAACCATGGGCCGTGTGAAAGGGAAGCGTGCCCTGCTGATGAACGTGTACAAACAGCGTGGTGCCAACACCGTGGCTGTGGCAGAGGCGGTGAAAAAGAACATCGAAACCGTCAATGCGATGCTGAAGGAAAAAGGCCTGAAAGGCTCTGTGACGATGGTGCGAGACACCTCTCGTCCGATTCAGATGAACGTGTATGACGTGAAGGAATCCATCATCATCGGTATCATCCTTTGTGTCATCGTCGTGTTCTTCTTCCTGGGCTCCGCGCGTTCAACCTTTATCACGGCCATGGCTTTGCCAAACTCCCTTTTGGGTGGATTTGTCATCATGTGGGCCATGGGTTTTTCCATCAACTTGATGACCTTGCTGGCGCTTTCCCTGGCGGTGGGACTTTTGATCGATGATGCGATCGTCGTGCGGGAAAATATCTTCCGACATCTGGAAATGGGTAAAAAACCCAAAGATGCCGCATTGGATGGAACCAAAGAGGTGGCGATGGCTGTTATCGCCACGACTCTCGTGGTGATCGCGGTGTTTGGTCCTATCTCGTTCCTGCAGGGGATCGTGGGGCAGTTCTTCAAACAATTCGGTCTGACCGTCGTCTTTACGATGTTGATTTCCCTGTTTGATGCCTTCACCGTGGCGCCGATGTTGTCAGCATATATGGCGCACCCGAACGAGCACGTCAAAGGCACCGGCATTGTCGGCCGCATGTTGACAGCGTTTGATAAGTTTCAGACCTGGCTGGAAGAATGGTATGAAAAAGCCCTGAAATACACCCTGGGGAATCCGAAAAAGATTCTGGCAGGTGGGGTTGTGATCTTCGTGGCTTCTTTGGGGACTTTGGCCTTTATTCCGGCGACATTCCTGCCGGCGGCGGATAATGGTGAATTTGTGGTGAATGTCGAGCTTCCAGTGGGAAGCTCCCTGATGGCGACCAGCAAGTTCACGGAAAAAGTTGAAAAGATCTTTGAAAATGATCCTGCCGTGGACATGGTCATGACGATTGTTGGAAACTCCAACAATGAGTCGAATAAATCGACGATGTTCATCCGCCTGGTGGAACGCAAAAACCGCAGCATGAACACCACGGACTATAAAGAGTCGGTGCGCAAAAAGTTCCCGCAGTTTGAAAAAGACGCCATTGTTTCCATTGGTGATATTGATGCCGTGAACTCGGGCGAAAAACCGCTGAACGTGAATATTCAGGGCGAGGATCTGGATCAGTTGAATGCTTATGCCACCAAGTTGGTGGAGCGCATGAAAAAGATCCCGGGTCTGGTGGATGTGGATACGAACTTCCGCTCTGGGAAACCGGAGTTCCACGTGGTGTTTGACCGTAAGAAATCCGAGGCTCTGGGTGTTTCCACTGTGACAGCGGGAGCCGAGCTGCGCAATCGTACTGAGGGTAACGAGCAGGCGATCTATCGCGAGAACGGCATCGACTATAAAATCCGCGTGCGCTTTGAGGAAATGTACCGCGATCTGCGCAGTCAGTTCAATACGACACTGGTGCCGAATGCGAACTACAACATGATTCCTCTTTCACGCATTGCTCAGGGGGAAAATGCCTCCGGGTTCTCGCAGATCAACCGCATGAACAAAGGTCGTTATATTCAGATTTCCGGGAACCTGGCCAAGGGTGGGGCTCTGGGGAATATTTCGGCCGAAGTTGAAAGAATCATCAAAAAGGAAATGCCGCCACCTCCGGGTGTGGACTTTGCCTTCAAGGGTCAGGCGGATGACTTTAAGGAACTGATTGAGAACATGCTCCTGGCAATTATTCTGGGAGTGACGTTCATCTATCTGGTGCTGGCGAGCTTGTACGAAAGCTTTATCACGCCGTTCACGATTTTGCTGGCACTGCCCCTGGCTATGACCGGGGCCTTCCTGGCGCTGTTGATGTTTGGCAAGACCATCGATATCTTCTCGCTGATAGGTATCGTCCTGCTGTTGGGGGTTGTGGCGAAGAACTCGATCCTGCTTGTGGATTATACCAATCATCTGATCCACGAGGGTGTCGAGCGCAATACGGCGATCATTAAAGCCTGCCGCACGCGTCTTCGTCCGATTTTGATGACGTCTTTGGCATTGATTGCCGGGATGATTCCAATTGCCATCGGACTGAATGAGGCCTCAGCAATGAGAACCTCCATGGGTGTCGCCATCATCGGCGGTCTGATCAGCTCGACTTTGCTGACGCTTTTGATCGTTCCTGCGGCCTTTGGTTTCGTGGAGGATTTCAAAGCGTGGTTCCGCGCAAAACTTGCGAAGATCACCGGTTATCAGCCGTAA
- a CDS encoding protein adenylyltransferase SelO, giving the protein MSTPFIPPIYELGPDFYDEVRPAVFPKALLRYRNQDAAESVGLGLLTPQEWQKHFWAFESLPQNIKTPLALRYHGHQFRSYNPDLGDGRGFLFAQVRDQDRLLDLGTKGSGTTPYSRRGDGRLTLKGAFREILATELLQSYGVNTSKTFSVFETGESLERHDEPSPTRAGVLVRLSHSHIRFGTFQRLAFFNQTDNIKKLLHYCVRHYYPHLTGFSEAELAAEFLRAVSQKTAETVAAWMMAGFVHGVLNTDNMNITGESFDYGPYRFLPVYDPAFTAAYFDQSGLYCFGRQPSAVLWNLHQLGGALKTAYPELAVPELLEEFGDTFNVEVQNRLLKRLNLKNPLQEITAIHDLNAELVSGIFQFMDTEKGAFEQTLYDLHSGASPERLHRSVQKDLYQKESFNNLRETLACFEIEDEDKARHSYLQTGKACALVIDELEALWAPIAEQDDWGPFERKLLEIRSFRGLYG; this is encoded by the coding sequence GTGAGCACTCCATTCATTCCACCAATTTACGAACTGGGGCCTGATTTCTATGATGAAGTCCGCCCTGCTGTATTCCCCAAGGCCCTGTTGCGATATCGCAACCAGGACGCCGCAGAAAGCGTAGGGCTGGGGCTGCTGACCCCGCAGGAGTGGCAGAAACACTTCTGGGCCTTTGAGAGCCTTCCTCAGAATATCAAAACACCCTTGGCCTTGCGCTACCATGGCCATCAGTTCCGCAGCTACAATCCAGACCTAGGTGACGGAAGAGGCTTTTTGTTCGCCCAAGTCCGCGACCAAGACCGTCTGTTGGACCTGGGCACCAAAGGCAGCGGAACCACCCCCTATTCCCGTCGCGGCGACGGACGCCTGACTTTGAAAGGCGCCTTCCGCGAAATCCTGGCGACAGAACTTTTGCAATCTTATGGCGTGAACACCAGCAAAACATTTTCAGTGTTTGAAACGGGCGAAAGCCTCGAACGCCACGATGAACCCTCACCCACCCGCGCCGGTGTTTTAGTACGCCTAAGCCACAGTCACATCCGCTTTGGAACCTTCCAGCGACTGGCATTTTTCAATCAGACCGACAACATCAAGAAACTGCTGCACTACTGCGTGCGCCATTACTATCCACACCTGACCGGATTTAGCGAAGCTGAACTGGCCGCCGAGTTCCTGCGTGCCGTTTCCCAGAAAACCGCCGAAACCGTCGCCGCCTGGATGATGGCGGGATTTGTTCACGGAGTTTTGAACACCGACAACATGAACATCACGGGTGAAAGTTTTGACTATGGCCCCTACCGCTTCCTGCCGGTTTACGACCCGGCCTTCACCGCAGCGTACTTTGATCAGAGCGGCCTTTACTGTTTTGGCCGCCAGCCTTCGGCGGTCCTGTGGAATCTGCATCAACTGGGTGGCGCACTGAAAACGGCCTATCCCGAACTTGCCGTTCCCGAGCTTTTGGAGGAATTCGGCGACACCTTCAACGTGGAGGTGCAAAACCGCCTGCTGAAACGCCTGAACCTGAAAAATCCACTGCAGGAAATCACCGCCATTCATGACCTGAATGCGGAACTGGTCTCAGGAATTTTCCAATTCATGGACACGGAAAAAGGCGCCTTTGAACAAACCCTGTATGACTTGCATTCCGGCGCCTCGCCAGAGCGACTGCACAGATCCGTTCAAAAAGACCTTTATCAAAAAGAATCTTTTAACAACTTACGCGAGACTCTGGCCTGCTTTGAAATCGAAGACGAAGACAAAGCCCGCCACAGTTACCTGCAAACCGGCAAAGCCTGCGCCCTGGTCATTGATGAACTGGAGGCTCTGTGGGCCCCCATCGCCGAACAGGACGACTGGGGACCGTTTGAAAGGAAGCTGCTTGAGATTCGCAGCTTCCGCGGACTTTACGGCTGA
- a CDS encoding MerC domain-containing protein codes for MDETILNPSSVNTGKSHDSCCEVDHTQHEVFEEKTLTWDRIGIVLSSLCAIHCLVTPLLILTLPVMGEFFHAEWVHILMAVVIMPVGLFAFWSGYKHHRQAGVLSLGVLGLSMIAAASVLPHEWVEVMEHDIVTIIGSVLLIVAHILNRRACLCHKHA; via the coding sequence GTGGACGAAACAATCCTGAACCCAAGCTCTGTCAACACCGGCAAATCACATGATTCCTGCTGTGAGGTGGATCACACCCAGCACGAGGTCTTTGAAGAAAAGACGCTGACCTGGGATCGTATCGGGATTGTGCTTTCTTCGTTGTGTGCGATTCATTGTCTGGTCACGCCGCTGTTGATCCTGACTTTGCCGGTGATGGGAGAATTCTTCCACGCAGAATGGGTGCATATCCTGATGGCCGTGGTGATTATGCCAGTGGGCCTGTTTGCATTCTGGAGCGGTTACAAACACCACCGTCAGGCCGGAGTATTGTCTTTGGGAGTGCTGGGGCTTTCGATGATTGCGGCGGCTTCGGTGCTTCCGCATGAATGGGTGGAAGTGATGGAGCACGATATCGTGACCATCATTGGAAGTGTGCTTTTGATTGTGGCCCACATTCTGAATCGTCGCGCCTGTCTTTGTCACAAACACGCCTAG
- a CDS encoding high-potential iron-sulfur protein: MIETKMNRRGFFTTLAKITGVAVVAPTALNAVFSSSAQAQKKRGAAPAAGGAAAGGMPLVDPNDSVAKAVKYVEDYKKAPEAKGNNCTTCGFYAKKESRNGKEAGTCTIFAGKLVYGDAWCASWNKKA, translated from the coding sequence ATGATTGAGACTAAAATGAATCGCCGTGGTTTCTTCACGACTCTTGCGAAAATCACAGGTGTGGCCGTAGTTGCACCAACAGCTTTGAACGCTGTTTTCTCTTCTTCTGCACAGGCTCAGAAAAAACGCGGAGCTGCTCCGGCTGCTGGTGGCGCTGCTGCAGGTGGAATGCCGTTGGTTGATCCCAATGACTCCGTGGCAAAAGCTGTAAAGTACGTTGAGGACTACAAAAAAGCTCCTGAAGCCAAAGGCAACAACTGCACGACTTGCGGCTTCTATGCGAAAAAAGAATCCCGCAACGGCAAAGAGGCCGGCACTTGCACAATCTTCGCTGGCAAACTTGTCTACGGCGACGCTTGGTGCGCATCCTGGAATAAAAAGGCTTAA